One window of Leishmania panamensis strain MHOM/PA/94/PSC-1 chromosome 1 sequence genomic DNA carries:
- a CDS encoding hypothetical protein (TriTrypDB/GeneDB-style sysID: LpmP.01.0470), which yields MSDLATDAGKPPRRQQRQQQASPPIPPALTETRLNANAKSFTPSAAEAPLPPSTPAAASGCAAAAAHLSAKQPPETDHAGSKTQPAGAGGKEPPAGGAQNLVPPVPQFPPAQSGKKESMMMPPPPPPPPRFLEIPGMVPGMPPPMPGTASARYMMPPGLMPPPPPSEMMFQPPGMPHHHNPAGMTMPPPHQPGMMPVWMQSPQHTQQLQQAPGMMMPMNNMMPMPMSMGAVSSPMSPGQRSSGPHSLPSQQHQQHPGMMMPFYPPPQAPHGTMPPLPNMTPPSPAMMMPRVPVPATGPASGTIITPPAAGLMAPPPHHLPFHPHSGSVITGGAHSINNTQNHINTGMLTAANRPPSMSMPPQPPPPMMMMNHNVGSMMPPLPMPLPPSVSANARVSVGNATLAALNSNKPPKFSCVLLSGIPAVGKTTLGRELVNSLKTDGMGWAFFSGADFLTEQQGKRSVWETTRDVFDALSSRLDELLERQHQARDIKGLVIDKNCKGIEDIYYLNALLLSKDIPFVGIVGLECADDDVLVKRMGGDDYLREKLKFHRVIHARIVSLAKSAGMYRYVDATKSKDEVIQLLRTMVLGCCAQPPTRSIGNHQYDDSRANIMVDDYREYSEVLTHLFRCVNNRGSQFPASTDLVPFSEKEMKDKGRINAIKSRYGVRRKVNGHRYLLLYREKKLYLVPPHMRAVLQMPAQAWRGRHLDSDNVGTFVLEGDLTRLTRDRQKELFLVYDAYYWSEASPPSSNKMIRMTFSERQAFLAAHMTNETKAFFAQDGVECVVVHQPTQVMSEAVNMLDSNEYPSDGLVFQPVNPIHRSDHVFVWQPPPCMAVDFRIGQLLATHQPPETDADDMATNTTAAISDIRRSTSDIASPQSVSLTTRRGNADGFGDSAIRTFTLEVYDKTEKMYVQYEDATVDVRHPDVVAGCIVTCSLMDTPQRRWAFRCIRYDVLRPIYKLDLVELLSSCLIPRTKVVSWLMKEQIVPSDIQSEGNGGAAAGSAGGIASTSSVPSVPPPSYNVAAAAAAANVKAAAGPMSIMQGLEVPPPMNNIGAPPAFHAAAAAAAAAIPIGPTTPTRFTYPSASAMLSRVAAVSARVESPPAVTTPRPLAQMNTETQLKQLASIVPFFHVVDGSNGTVAVPGGKSAVSRATSGVFSGGGRNCAQCHKPKQGEDLRMDRRDHRHYCYSCWAESGYGFCALCGEFKEVRRESKGRHKGSAVCAPCVKTAMAALADTASNSASPAPAATAAVVAPKRTASASTTPAAGAAGGPAAAEAKADTASPAKTRKKAAARKKAAEAPTSTDSATPAAAEVKPTGGRDKVAEDTDTGSQAAAKSTAPSPTAGKGSDAAHAAKKKRRNRKGISAPTGASMSDSSPDGAAEAAPSQEPESEKPTESLLTQAAAELEPAPAAHSAVAAEPPTEVLVAPTASAAPPSVQNPSKADVHEEKRSGGGCRPQ from the coding sequence ATGTCAGACCTCGCCACTGATGCGGGGAAGCCCccgcggcggcaacaacggcagcagcaggcctCCCCGCCGATACCGCCAGCACTGACCGAGACGCGGCTGAACGCGAACGCTAAATCTTTCACCCCATCTGCTGCCGAggcaccactaccaccatcgactcctgctgctgcttccggctgcgctgcagccgctgctcatcTATCCGCCAAGCAGCCGCCGGAGACGGACCACGCGGGCAGCAAGACGCAACCGGCCGGAGCAGGCGGCAAGGAGCCGCCGGCGGGTGGCGCGCAGAATTTGGTGCCTCCCGTCCCGCAGTTCCCGCCGGCACAGTCAGGTAAAAAGGAGAGCATgatgatgccgccgccgccgccgccgccgccgaggttCCTGGAGATTCCGGGCATGGTTCCTggcatgccgccgccgatgccaGGAACAGCGTCGGCTAGATACATGATGCCACCCGGCCTcatgccgccaccaccgccgagcGAGATGATGTTTCAGCCGCCTGGGatgccgcaccaccacaacccCGCCGGTATGAcgatgccaccgccgcaccagcCTGGCATGATGCCTGTGTGGATGCagtcgccgcagcacacgcagcagctccagcaggcACCAGGCATGATGATGCCCATGAACAACATGATGCCGATGCCCATGTCCATGGGTGCTGTCTCTTCCCCAATGTCGCCGGgtcagcgcagcagcggcccgCATTCGCtcccatcgcagcagcatcaacaGCACCCAGGCATGATGATGCCCTTCTACCCACCGCCACAGGCACCACACGGGACGATGCCGCCCTTGCCGAACATGACACCTCCATCGCCGGCTATGATGATGCCGCGCGTGCCCGTACCCGCCACCGGTCCAGCATCAGGTACAATAATTACACCGCCCGCGGCAGGCTTGAtggcccctcccccgcaccACCTGCCCTTCCATCCACACTCGGGCAGTGTCATCACCGGCGGCGCTCACAGCATCAACAACACTCAGAATCACATCAACACCGGTATGCTGACTGCGGCAAACAGGCCCCCATCCATGTCGATGCCGCCCcaaccgccgccaccgatgatgatgatgaacCACAACGTAGGCTCTatgatgccgccgctgccgatgccgctACCGCCGTCCGTCTCGGCTAACGCGCGCGTGAGCGTCGGCAACGCCACGTTGGCTGCGCTGAACTCGAATAAGCCGCCGAAGTTCtcgtgtgtgctgctctctgGCATCCCGGCTGTTGGCAAGACGACGCTCGGCCGTGAGCTCGTGAATAGCCTCAAGACCGACGGCATGGGCTGGGCATTcttcagcggcgccgacttCCTCACCGAGCAGCAGGGCAAGCGGTCCGTATGGGAAACGACGAGGGACGTCTTCGACGCGCTCAGCAGTCGCCTGgacgagctgctggagaggCAGCACCAGGCCCGCGACATCAAGGGCCTCGTCATCGATAAGAACTGCAAGGGCATCGAGGACATCTACTACCtgaacgcgctgctgctgtcaaaGGATATTCCCTTCGTCGGCATCGTTGGTTTGGAGtgcgctgacgacgacgtgcTTGTAAAACGCATGGGCGGTGACGACTACCTCCGGGAGAAGCTCAAGTTCCACCGCGTCATTCACGCCCGCATCGTTAGCCTCGCCAAGAGCGCGGGCATGTACCGCTACGTCGACGCCACTAAGAGCAAGGACGAGGTgatccagctgctgcgtacGATGGtgctcggctgctgcgcacagcCACCGACGCGGAGCATTGGCAACCACCAGTACGACGATTCTCGCGCCAACATTATGGTGGACGACTACAGAGAGTACAGCGAGGTGCTCACGCACTTGTTCCGCTGCGTGAACAACCGCGGCTCGCAGTTTCCGGCGAGCACCGACCTCGTGCCCTTCTccgagaaagagatgaaAGACAAGGGCCGCATCAACGCCATCAAGAGCCGCTACGGCGTCCGCAGGAAGGTGAACGGTCACCgctacctcctcctctaccggGAGAAGAAGCTCTACCTTGTACCGCCGCACATGCGCGCTGTCCTGCAGATGCCGGCCCAGGCGTGGCGTGGACGCCACCTCGACAGTGACAACGTTGGCACATTTGTGCTCGAGGGCGACCTCACGCGGCTCACCCGCGACCGGCAGAAGGAGCTCTTCCTGGTGTACGACGCATACTACTGGAGTGAGGCGTCACCGCCGAGCTCCAACAAAATGATTCGCATGACCTTCTCGGAGAGGCAGGCCTTCCTCGCCGCACACATGACCAACGAGACGAAGGCCTTCTTCGCGCAGGACGGCGTCGAgtgcgtggtggtgcaccaGCCGACGCAGGTGATGTCGGAGGCGGTCAACATGCTCGACTCCAACGAGTACCCGAGCGACGGTCTCGTCTTCCAGCCGGTCAACCCGATCCACCGCAGCGACCACGTCTTTGTATGGCAGCCGCCGCCCTGCATGGCCGTCGACTTCCGCATCGGGCAGCTCCTCGCTACGCACCAGCCGCCAGAAACAGACGCCGACGACATGGCGACCAACACGACCGCCGCGATAAGCGATATTCGCCGCAGCACGAGCGACATCGCCTCGCCGCAGTCGGTGTCGTTGACAACGCGCCGCGGCAACGCTGACGGCTTCGGCGACTCTGCCATTCGCACCTTCACCCTTGAGGTTTACGACAAGACAGAGAAGATGTATGTGCAGTACGAGGACGCCACGGTTGACGTGCGCCACCCCGACGTGGTGGCGGGCTGCATCGTGACGTGCAGTCTTATGGACACcccgcagcgacgctggGCGTTCCGCTGCATTCGGTATGACGTGCTGCGGCCGATCTACAAGCTGGACCTCGTGGAGCTGCTTAGCTCCTGCCTGATCCCGCGCACAAAGGTCGTGTCGTGGCTGATGAAGGAGCAGATCGTGCCATCAGATATTCAGTCGGAGGGGAACGggggcgccgccgctggcagtGCTGGTGGCATCGCTAGCACCTCCAGCGTACCGagtgtgccgccgccgtcgtacaatgtggctgcggcggccgctgctgcgaacgtcaaggctgctgctgggccgATGAGCATAATGCAGGGCCTggaggtgccgccgccgatgaaCAACATCGGTGCCCCGCCCGCCttccacgccgccgccgccgccgctgccgctgccattCCGATCGGGCCGACGACACCGACTCGCTTCACCTACCCATCCGCCTCTGCTATGCTGTCGCGCGTAGCAGCCGTCTCCGCAAGGGTGGAGTCACCGCCCGCTGTCACTACCCCGCGACCGCTGGCACAGATGAACACAGAGACGCAGTTGAAACAGTTGGCGAGTATTGTCCCGTTCTTCCACGTTGTGGATGGCAGCAACGGCACGGTCGCTGTGCCGGGGGGTAAGAGTGCGGTGTCGCGCGCGACAAGTGGCGTGTtcagtggtggcggccgcAACTGTGCGCAGTGCCACAAGCCCAAACAAGGCGAAGACCTTCGTATGGATCGCCGCGACCACCGGCACTACTGTTACTCGTGCTGGGCAGAGTCCGGGTATGGTTTCTGCGCCCTCTGTGGCGAGTTCAAGGAAGTGCGGCGGGAGTCAAAGGGCCGCCACAAGGGGTCGGCAGTGTGCGCGCCATGTGTCaagacggcgatggcggcgcttgCGGACACCGCCAGCAATAGCGCCTCTCCCGCACCAGCGGCtactgctgcggtggtggcgccgaAGAGAACAGCCTCCGCTTCCACAAcgccagctgctggcgcggcggGGGGGCCGGCGGCTGCGGAAGCCAAGGCCGATACAGCGTCACCCGCTAAGACTAGGAAGAAGGCCGCGGCCAGGAAGAAGGCTGCTGAAGCCCCTACGAGCACGGACAGTGCAactccggcagcggcggaagTGAAACCGACAGGCGGCAGGGATAAGGTAGCAGAGGATACCGACACCGGCAGccaggcagcggcgaagagCACGGCGCCGAGCCCGACGGCTGGTAAGGGTAGCGACGCGGCGCATgcggcaaagaagaagagacggAACAGGAAGGGCATATCCGCACCGACTGGGGCGTCGATGTCGGACTCGTCGCCGGACGGGGCAGCGGAAGCCGCGCCTAGCCAAGAGCCGGAGTCAGAGAAGCCGACGGAGAGCTTACTCACCCAGGCGGCCGCTGAGCTGGAGCCCGCCCCTGCGGCTCACTCTGCGGTGGCCGCTGAGCCGCCCACGGAAGTTTTAGTTGCCCCCACcgcatccgcagcgccgccttctgTACAGAACCCGTCCAAGGCGGACGTGCATGAAGAGAAacgtagtggtggtggctgccgtCCGCAGTAG
- a CDS encoding alpha/beta-hydrolase-like protein (TriTrypDB/GeneDB-style sysID: LpmP.01.0460): MACTATVAATATPPPPSVSMPCVSVSNSTDVLIIADMQADFLVPGAPLLVKRGESLLAGINAVSASLPFRYQVATQDWHPANHCSFIAQGGPWPQHCVQGSAGAQLHAGLRTERVNTIIRKGVSQEVDSYSAFLDDNGSPTGLAGLLHSIGARRVFVCGVAYDFCVFFTAMDACKSGFKVVLLENLTAAVDDAAWPARTEELKKAGVVLLQSSALVADGSQT, encoded by the coding sequence ATGGCGTGCACGGCTACCGTTGCGGCCACGgccacgccaccgccgccgtcggtgTCGATGCCGTGCGTCTCTGTCAGCAACTCCACCGATGTGCTCATCATTGCCGATATGCAGGCTGACTTTCTGGTACCCGgcgcccctctccttgtCAAGAGGGGGGAGTCCCTGCTGGCTGGCATCAACGCTGTTTCTGCCAGCCTTCCGTTCCGCTACCAGGTGGCCACGCAGGACTGGCACCCGGCAAACCACTGCTCCTTCATCGCCCAGGGCGGCCCGTGGCCGCAGCACTGTGTTCAGGGCTCGGCGGGGGCACAGCTCCATGCAGGGCTCCGCACGGAGCGCGTCAACACGATTATACGCAAAGGCGTCTCGCAAGAGGTAGACAGCTACTCCGCCTTCCTAGACGACAATGGGTCGCCGACGGGCCTCGCCGGGCTGCTACACTCGATTGGCGCTCGCCGTGTGTTTGTCTGCGGGGTGGCTTACGACTTCTGCGTTTTCTTCACAGCAATGGACGCGTGCAAGAGCGGCTTCAAGGTCGTGTTACTGGAGAACTTGACGGCCGCCGTGGACGACGCGGCGTGGCCGGCGCGAAcagaggagctgaagaaggctggcgttgtgctgctgcagagctcCGCACTCGTGGCAGATGGTTCACAGACGTGA